One window from the genome of Acinetobacter sp. LoGeW2-3 encodes:
- a CDS encoding M16 family metallopeptidase, which produces MSLRIKKLTLSMFLMGAATLSFAQPVLVKTEQNIEEYKLDNGLRIVLAPNDKENKTFMNTVYFTGSLNDPQGKGGLAHLLEHLAFKGTENIKGDEFQRRLDQYTLSSNASTDYYSTKYTNLVRPESTALAAVIQLEAERMDKLVLQEKYVPTEIDIVKREREIRLDQPFSVLMDQIFKSAYGNQHLGRLPIGDLNELQSINMQELNQFYRTWYAPNNAYMVISGKFDKKQVLKYIDQHFSPIKARPVPEQPKVPELRPEQIKQRQFTVAKGSDFAKFNIYLNRSEVPKQTALSVTPTLYTLQPSGHLYQGVVEQGTATAVQSATWLDKDMNMVFMGAVYAPNHDAKKVEQALQTGVEQGKGFNETELNRVKNMTRNAAENIKNNAAALGSRLSDYIASSNGDWTKYFRDLNEIQNLTVADANNIYKDFFKAEYRIQGNIVPTPEDQKKAKQQEQLAEAKPTLDQQAITEEPLKDVSVYQAEVKQYVKESKKLLTSKEKQIQRGKLNNGIQYALFPTQTRDDKVYSTIALDFGTAETLKHKGELLDLMAYLIMRASETQSLQQISDKTIEVSGSANVSASGNGLNISISAKKEHFEEYFKYILDVLKNPTFEQSQFDLIKSQSLSSLDRPYTEPDTVTGLTFARLLERYEPGDLRYHFEPDLSKQQIQAATREQVQQLYQRFFKTHHARVAVTGDFKPKVMQALIKQEFESWNSSEPYARLESQYVARTAEKVHALSEQREFGSYVAAISIPVGADHPDVPALLVLRHILGESQLSSRLAQELREKNALVYGFSANVDFAEWDNAGALAFGANYTAGRSAQVSDSIRKVIAELRSKGVTAQEVEAAKASILKKRVTSLEDDRRIHSMLVPQLERNRDLNYRQKRDRAVAALTKADIDVVIQKYLNADQLVEVMADQYGKPVNQATLAKK; this is translated from the coding sequence TAAAGGCACTGAAAATATTAAAGGTGATGAATTCCAGCGCCGTCTGGATCAGTACACACTCTCATCGAATGCCAGTACAGATTATTACTCCACTAAATATACCAATCTGGTTCGTCCTGAAAGCACTGCACTGGCTGCGGTGATTCAGCTAGAAGCAGAACGTATGGACAAGCTGGTACTACAAGAAAAATATGTACCGACCGAAATTGATATCGTTAAACGTGAACGTGAAATTCGTCTGGATCAGCCATTTTCAGTGCTGATGGACCAGATCTTTAAATCAGCTTATGGTAACCAGCATCTTGGCCGTTTGCCAATTGGCGATTTAAACGAGCTGCAATCGATCAATATGCAGGAACTGAATCAGTTCTACCGGACCTGGTATGCGCCAAATAATGCCTACATGGTGATTTCAGGCAAGTTCGATAAGAAACAGGTGCTAAAATATATCGACCAGCATTTTAGTCCGATCAAGGCACGCCCAGTACCAGAGCAGCCTAAAGTGCCGGAGTTACGTCCTGAACAAATTAAACAGCGTCAGTTTACCGTAGCCAAGGGTAGTGATTTTGCCAAATTTAATATTTATCTGAACCGTTCAGAAGTACCTAAGCAAACTGCTTTGTCAGTAACACCAACGTTGTATACCTTGCAACCGAGCGGGCATCTGTATCAGGGGGTTGTGGAGCAAGGAACTGCGACAGCTGTGCAGTCTGCCACCTGGCTGGATAAAGACATGAATATGGTGTTCATGGGGGCGGTCTATGCGCCGAATCATGATGCGAAAAAGGTCGAACAGGCGTTGCAAACCGGTGTCGAGCAGGGCAAAGGCTTTAATGAAACTGAGCTAAATCGTGTCAAAAATATGACCCGCAATGCAGCTGAAAATATTAAAAATAATGCAGCAGCTTTAGGTTCACGCTTGAGTGATTATATTGCATCATCGAATGGAGACTGGACCAAATATTTTAGGGATTTGAATGAGATTCAAAACCTGACTGTGGCTGATGCTAATAATATCTATAAAGATTTCTTCAAGGCGGAATATCGCATTCAGGGCAATATTGTACCGACTCCTGAAGATCAGAAAAAAGCCAAACAACAAGAGCAGCTTGCAGAAGCTAAACCGACCTTGGATCAGCAGGCTATCACTGAAGAGCCATTAAAAGATGTTTCTGTTTATCAGGCTGAAGTGAAGCAATATGTGAAGGAGTCTAAAAAGCTGCTCACTAGCAAAGAAAAGCAGATCCAACGCGGCAAGCTGAATAATGGCATCCAATATGCGTTATTTCCAACCCAGACTCGAGACGATAAAGTTTACTCCACCATTGCCTTAGATTTCGGTACAGCTGAAACACTCAAGCATAAGGGTGAATTGCTGGATTTGATGGCTTATCTAATTATGCGTGCCTCTGAAACTCAGAGCCTGCAACAGATTTCAGATAAGACCATTGAAGTGAGTGGCTCGGCGAATGTCAGTGCATCAGGCAATGGTCTAAATATTTCGATTTCAGCCAAGAAAGAACATTTTGAAGAGTATTTCAAATACATTCTGGATGTACTGAAAAATCCAACTTTCGAGCAGAGCCAGTTTGACCTGATCAAGTCTCAATCCTTATCCAGTCTGGATCGTCCTTATACTGAACCGGATACGGTGACCGGTCTGACCTTTGCGCGACTGTTAGAGCGTTATGAACCGGGTGATTTGCGTTATCACTTTGAACCTGACTTGTCCAAACAGCAGATTCAGGCAGCGACACGTGAACAGGTTCAGCAGCTATATCAGCGTTTCTTTAAAACTCATCATGCCCGAGTTGCAGTGACTGGTGACTTTAAACCAAAAGTAATGCAGGCACTGATTAAGCAGGAATTTGAAAGTTGGAATAGCAGTGAGCCTTATGCACGCCTAGAGTCTCAATATGTTGCGCGTACTGCTGAAAAGGTACATGCATTATCAGAACAGCGTGAGTTTGGTAGCTATGTAGCCGCTATTTCAATTCCAGTGGGGGCGGATCATCCGGATGTACCGGCCCTTTTAGTGTTAAGACACATTTTAGGTGAATCACAACTGTCTTCACGTTTAGCCCAGGAATTACGTGAAAAGAATGCCTTGGTTTATGGCTTCAGTGCTAATGTAGATTTCGCTGAATGGGATAATGCTGGTGCCTTGGCCTTTGGCGCAAACTATACTGCAGGACGATCTGCTCAAGTATCGGATTCTATACGTAAGGTCATTGCTGAGCTACGCAGCAAAGGCGTCACTGCACAGGAAGTTGAAGCTGCTAAAGCTAGTATTCTAAAAAAACGAGTGACTTCACTGGAAGATGACCGCCGTATTCATAGCATGTTGGTTCCTCAACTGGAACGAAACCGTGACCTGAATTATCGCCAGAAGCGTGACCGCGCGGTGGCAGCTTTGACCAAAGCAGATATTGACGTAGTGATTCAGAAGTATCTGAATGCTGATCAACTGGTAGAAGTGATGGCAGATCAATACGGGAAGCCAGTGAATCAGGCTACATTAGCCAAAAAATAA